One region of Limnospira fusiformis SAG 85.79 genomic DNA includes:
- the scpB gene encoding SMC-Scp complex subunit ScpB, with protein MSISLPAKIEAILYLKGQALSLSEIVQLAQCDRAEAEEAIIQLMSDYAHRDTALEIVETKKGYSLQLRQAYGELMHTLVPPELGVGALRTLAAIALNGGITQTDLVELRGSGAYQHVQELVELEFVTKRRQPQARSYWLQVSKKFHQYFQLDQLPQQLSLNLKANLPEDTTASS; from the coding sequence ATGTCCATTAGTCTCCCAGCTAAGATTGAAGCGATTTTGTACCTGAAAGGTCAAGCCTTGTCCTTGTCCGAGATTGTACAATTAGCTCAATGCGATCGCGCCGAAGCAGAAGAGGCCATAATTCAACTAATGTCAGATTATGCCCACCGGGATACTGCCTTAGAAATTGTGGAAACCAAGAAAGGTTACAGCCTGCAACTGCGCCAAGCCTACGGGGAACTAATGCACACCCTAGTACCACCAGAATTAGGTGTAGGGGCTTTACGGACTTTAGCAGCGATCGCCCTTAATGGTGGCATTACCCAAACCGATCTCGTAGAATTACGAGGTTCAGGGGCTTATCAGCACGTTCAGGAACTGGTAGAATTAGAATTCGTCACCAAACGACGACAACCCCAAGCCCGTTCGTATTGGTTACAGGTAAGCAAAAAATTCCATCAATACTTTCAACTAGACCAACTTCCCCAGCAACTTTCGCTAAATTTAAAAGCAAATTTGCCCGAAGATACCACAGCATCCAGTTAA
- a CDS encoding DUF760 domain-containing protein, whose product MVFNSDFHSSNDQEISENPLLHYLQHQHPDVLAHIAQSASPEIKEIISRNVQGLVGVLPSDDFDVQITTNRDNLAGLLASAMMTGYFLRQMEQRMHLEENISRTASSRSQSTKPERD is encoded by the coding sequence ATGGTTTTTAACTCCGACTTTCATTCGTCTAATGACCAAGAAATCTCTGAGAACCCCCTGTTGCACTATCTACAACATCAACATCCCGATGTTTTAGCCCACATTGCTCAATCAGCCAGTCCAGAGATCAAAGAAATAATTTCCCGCAATGTCCAAGGTCTGGTAGGCGTTTTACCCTCAGATGACTTCGACGTACAAATCACAACCAATAGAGACAACCTGGCTGGCTTACTAGCTTCAGCCATGATGACTGGTTATTTTCTCCGTCAGATGGAGCAACGTATGCACCTGGAGGAAAATATATCCAGGACCGCGTCTTCGCGTTCCCAATCAACTAAACCAGAACGGGATTAA
- a CDS encoding HhoA/HhoB/HtrA family serine endopeptidase, whose amino-acid sequence MDLSFRQLTVYLALLSIGGGTGLIGGRYLYANHLVTNSPAVPVVREVSPETQPYYRQSPIAARSNSNFIAEAVQKVGHSVIRIDAVRTASKNLPDALNHPLFKRFFGDRIPQDSERLQRGTGSGFIISSDGRLITNAHVVDGANIVRVTLNDGRVFQGQVRGVDELTDIAVVKIEAQDLPTAPIGVSEGLIPGQWAIAIGNPLGLDNTVTVGIISAIGRSSSQVGIPNKRVRFIQTDAAINPGNSGGPLLNDRGQVIGINTAIRSNAQGLGFAIPIETALRIANQLFDNGRADHSFLGVKMVALNPTIKDEMDQQLNLKLTKDRGVLVVRVVEGSPAANAGIQRGDIINRVAGTPVSTPTQVQEQIQLTLVGQELEIEIDRLGKIETMKVQMAAAPDSALSGVD is encoded by the coding sequence ATGGATTTATCTTTTAGGCAGCTAACCGTGTATCTGGCCCTACTTTCGATCGGGGGCGGTACTGGTTTAATCGGTGGTCGCTATTTGTATGCTAATCATCTGGTGACTAATTCTCCCGCCGTCCCCGTGGTTCGAGAAGTGTCCCCGGAAACTCAACCCTACTACCGTCAGAGTCCTATTGCTGCTCGCAGTAATTCCAATTTTATCGCTGAAGCTGTACAAAAGGTAGGACACTCGGTTATTCGTATTGATGCTGTGCGGACTGCTTCTAAGAATTTACCAGATGCTTTGAATCATCCCCTGTTTAAACGATTTTTTGGCGATCGCATTCCCCAGGACTCTGAACGGTTGCAGCGGGGAACTGGTTCTGGATTTATTATCAGTTCTGATGGTCGTCTGATTACTAATGCTCATGTCGTTGATGGGGCTAATATAGTCCGTGTCACTCTTAACGATGGTCGCGTGTTTCAAGGTCAGGTGAGGGGGGTCGATGAGTTAACTGATATTGCTGTGGTCAAAATTGAAGCCCAAGACCTACCTACAGCCCCTATTGGTGTTTCTGAGGGGTTGATTCCCGGTCAGTGGGCGATCGCTATTGGTAATCCCCTCGGTTTGGATAATACCGTAACTGTGGGAATTATTAGTGCGATCGGGCGATCGAGTTCTCAGGTCGGTATCCCTAATAAACGGGTGCGCTTTATTCAAACTGATGCTGCTATTAACCCTGGTAACTCAGGAGGTCCCCTGTTAAATGATCGGGGTCAAGTTATTGGCATTAATACCGCTATTCGTTCTAATGCTCAAGGTTTGGGCTTTGCTATCCCTATTGAAACCGCCCTGCGAATTGCTAATCAATTATTTGATAACGGAAGAGCAGACCATTCCTTCCTAGGGGTGAAAATGGTAGCCCTTAACCCCACCATTAAGGACGAGATGGATCAGCAACTTAATCTTAAACTGACTAAGGATCGGGGAGTGTTGGTGGTTCGGGTGGTCGAAGGTTCACCCGCCGCTAATGCTGGTATTCAACGGGGAGATATCATTAATCGAGTCGCCGGAACCCCGGTTAGCACCCCCACCCAAGTCCAAGAGCAAATACAATTGACCCTAGTGGGACAAGAGTTGGAAATTGAGATTGACCGCCTTGGAAAAATCGAAACCATGAAAGTGCAGATGGCTGCAGCTCCAGACTCCGCCCTATCAGGAGTTGACTGA
- a CDS encoding LysM peptidoglycan-binding domain-containing M23 family metallopeptidase encodes MICKSALISVILLGAIAPVGLANVFSQEAREVCPTPVLSRLQRHRVAPGETLETIARQYNLIAATLMGLNPSLRDGVVSVGQEILIPPYNGIQIEVEPGQTWVDVARAHNTRADVIFEVNGCQPEPRVVFIPGVNWAPAPPVTLSPDLLSGHPLPMMTEVLFRYGWQLDPVSGQVVFHGGIDLSAPTGTPVLAVGKGVVAFAGYREGYGNLVVVNHAQGKQTRYAHLLETVVDTGQQVALGETLGLVGQTGRPSSDRPHLHFEVRYNSNLGWVAEDPSPYLNIQEADSQYKRRVRRQ; translated from the coding sequence ATGATCTGCAAGTCAGCCTTGATCTCTGTTATCCTCCTAGGTGCGATCGCCCCTGTGGGACTAGCTAACGTATTTTCCCAGGAAGCGCGAGAAGTTTGTCCAACTCCGGTTTTATCCCGTTTGCAACGTCATCGTGTCGCCCCAGGCGAAACCCTAGAAACCATTGCGCGACAGTACAATTTAATTGCTGCTACCCTCATGGGTCTGAATCCCAGTTTACGCGATGGTGTAGTCTCCGTCGGACAAGAGATCCTGATTCCCCCCTACAATGGCATTCAGATAGAAGTAGAACCCGGTCAGACCTGGGTGGATGTAGCCCGCGCCCATAATACCAGGGCGGATGTAATTTTTGAAGTCAATGGCTGTCAACCGGAACCCAGGGTAGTATTTATTCCCGGAGTCAACTGGGCCCCTGCGCCGCCAGTTACCCTCTCCCCTGACCTGTTATCTGGTCATCCCTTGCCAATGATGACTGAGGTACTGTTTCGCTATGGGTGGCAGTTAGATCCTGTTAGTGGTCAAGTAGTATTTCATGGAGGTATTGATTTATCCGCACCTACCGGAACTCCTGTTTTAGCTGTAGGCAAAGGTGTGGTAGCTTTTGCTGGATATAGAGAGGGCTATGGTAATCTGGTGGTAGTTAATCACGCCCAGGGAAAACAAACCCGCTACGCTCACCTTTTGGAAACGGTGGTTGACACCGGACAGCAAGTAGCATTAGGGGAAACTCTAGGATTAGTGGGTCAGACGGGCCGACCAAGTAGCGATCGCCCCCACCTTCATTTTGAAGTCCGCTATAACTCCAATTTAGGATGGGTTGCCGAAGATCCTAGTCCTTACTTAAATATTCAAGAAGCAGACAGCCAGTATAAACGCCGAGTCCGCCGACAATAG
- a CDS encoding sensor histidine kinase — MSKRGQSSFRRLLLSRILLLSLPVLLVGQYVTYRKARSALLETARLNLTESAVKKAAGIDEWAKSLRSSLILVAHSSVLQSGEEENFQGFLEEVVSELPFEVNCLQMTNLETNQMVASTCDEGARVQFPQDLWSATQSQNWAVSQSEAHIINVGTAEADKGFFPQHLDDSESDSPEGSRVLLRRQNNQLSLISIAPVYIADGEVNRLRYGLSLESYSLLRGEHTPKSLTGSTVILDEAGTIVAHPNPQWVGLNIRDHADSQRLESLLRSALAGRTNFIHLFAFEPNGEELLAGYHAIESPVFPKNYDSQWVILAVASLDDALYGLKDINSVLVVLILSLIIAIISAALYLSRDLARPLEKLRDYALQVNSIESHVEVPKNLKIREVEQLAQALRTMVDRLQSRAQALAFATKEARVANQLKDEFLRVISHELRTPLNGIINSLNLIQEGFCDDRDEEMEYLQMANDSALHLFDIVNDILDIALIEEGQLSLFLEPTDLGVILQEAIALQTLDLQQKGLDLNLMLSPEPLEVQADRDKLKQVFINIINNAVKFTKAGSITISSKLERFPNWGNAIASNSGQIIKASEQVIVTIVDTGIGVIPEKQSQLFQPFVMVDGSTTRESGGVGLGLVIARRLMEMMGGGIKLDSAGHDQGTTVTIAMPTLQAATPPSQNQKTTRKSKKKVKS; from the coding sequence ATGTCTAAACGCGGTCAATCTTCATTTCGCCGTCTTCTGCTATCCCGGATTTTGCTGTTAAGCCTTCCGGTGTTGTTGGTTGGACAATATGTGACCTATCGCAAAGCTCGTTCAGCTTTACTAGAAACGGCTCGTCTGAACTTAACTGAAAGTGCAGTTAAAAAAGCTGCGGGTATTGATGAATGGGCGAAGTCCTTGAGATCAAGTTTGATTTTAGTGGCTCACAGTTCCGTTTTGCAGTCTGGAGAAGAGGAGAATTTTCAAGGTTTTCTCGAAGAGGTCGTCTCCGAATTACCTTTTGAGGTCAACTGTCTGCAAATGACTAATCTGGAAACCAATCAGATGGTAGCTAGTACCTGTGACGAGGGGGCGCGGGTTCAATTTCCCCAGGATTTATGGTCTGCTACTCAATCTCAGAACTGGGCTGTGAGTCAGTCGGAAGCTCATATTATTAATGTGGGAACTGCAGAGGCTGACAAAGGCTTTTTTCCCCAACATCTCGATGATAGTGAGTCCGATAGTCCAGAGGGAAGTAGAGTTTTACTTCGTCGCCAAAATAATCAACTAAGTTTAATCTCTATTGCTCCGGTTTATATTGCTGATGGAGAAGTTAATCGACTCCGTTATGGATTAAGTCTGGAGTCTTATTCTTTACTCAGAGGTGAACACACCCCGAAATCTTTAACAGGTTCGACTGTAATTTTAGATGAAGCTGGAACTATTGTAGCTCATCCTAATCCGCAGTGGGTGGGATTAAATATTAGAGATCACGCTGATTCTCAGCGGCTAGAGAGTTTACTGCGTAGTGCGTTGGCGGGTCGTACTAATTTTATTCATTTGTTTGCTTTTGAACCAAATGGGGAAGAATTATTGGCGGGATATCATGCTATTGAAAGTCCGGTTTTTCCCAAGAATTATGATAGTCAATGGGTTATCTTGGCGGTGGCGAGTTTAGATGATGCTCTCTATGGCTTAAAGGATATTAATTCGGTTTTAGTTGTGCTAATTCTGAGTTTAATTATAGCGATTATTAGTGCAGCATTATATCTATCTAGGGATTTGGCGCGTCCTTTAGAAAAACTCCGAGATTATGCTTTACAAGTTAACAGCATTGAATCCCATGTAGAGGTTCCCAAAAATCTGAAAATCCGGGAAGTTGAGCAGTTGGCTCAGGCTTTGCGGACTATGGTTGATCGTTTGCAGTCTCGCGCTCAAGCCTTGGCTTTTGCGACTAAGGAGGCGCGGGTGGCTAACCAGCTAAAAGATGAATTTTTGCGGGTTATATCCCATGAGTTAAGAACCCCGCTTAATGGCATTATTAATTCCCTGAATTTGATTCAGGAAGGATTTTGTGACGATCGCGATGAGGAAATGGAATATTTACAGATGGCTAATGACTCGGCTCTGCATTTATTTGATATTGTTAATGATATTTTAGATATTGCTTTGATTGAGGAAGGTCAACTATCTTTATTTTTGGAACCGACGGACTTGGGGGTGATTCTCCAAGAGGCGATCGCTTTACAAACTCTGGATCTTCAGCAGAAAGGTTTAGATTTAAACTTAATGTTATCCCCTGAACCTCTGGAAGTACAAGCAGACCGAGATAAACTTAAACAGGTTTTTATCAATATTATTAATAATGCTGTCAAGTTCACCAAAGCTGGTAGTATCACCATTTCTAGCAAACTTGAACGCTTCCCGAATTGGGGGAATGCGATCGCTTCTAATTCCGGTCAGATTATCAAAGCATCTGAACAGGTAATTGTAACTATTGTTGATACAGGAATTGGGGTAATCCCAGAGAAGCAAAGCCAACTATTTCAGCCTTTCGTGATGGTTGATGGTTCCACCACTAGGGAGTCGGGAGGAGTGGGTTTAGGATTAGTGATCGCGCGTCGTCTCATGGAAATGATGGGTGGCGGTATTAAACTTGACAGCGCCGGACATGACCAAGGTACTACAGTTACTATCGCTATGCCAACTTTACAAGCAGCAACACCACCTTCTCAAAATCAGAAGACTACCAGAAAATCTAAAAAGAAAGTTAAAAGTTGA
- a CDS encoding IS630 family transposase (programmed frameshift) produces MPAPYSYDLRQKVIDAIELDGMPKTEASQVFHVSRNTINLWLQRKAQTGDFLPKPHHRPGNNHKITDWQKFKAFAQEHGHKTSAQMAELWDDDISPRTISRALKKIGFTRKKTYGYQERWKQQREEFMAQIEQMEPEEVVYLDEAAMNSQDSDYPYGYCEEGKRFHALKSGKRQGRVSMIAAWCHQQLLAPFSFEGCCNRTVFELWLEFILIPTLKPGQTLVLDNATFHKGGRIAELVEAAQCRLLYLPPYSPDLNKIEKCWSWLKARIRHCIEQFDSLHDAMDSVLKAAS; encoded by the exons ATGCCAGCCCCCTATAGTTACGACCTCAGACAAAAAGTTATTGATGCCATTGAACTAGACGGTATGCCCAAAACAGAAGCCAGTCAAGTTTTCCATGTCAGCAGGAACACCATTAATCTCTGGCTGCAAAGAAAAGCACAGACCGGAGACTTCCTCCCTAAACCTCATCACCGACCTGGCAATAACCACAAAATTACCGACTGGCAGAAATTCAAGGCTTTTGCCCAAGAGCATGGCCACAAAACCTCCGCTCAAATGGCTGAACTTTGGGATGACGACATCTCTCCTCGCACCATATCCAGAGCCTTGAAGAAAATTGGCTTCACCAGA AAAAAAACTTACGGCTACCAAGAACGTTGGAAGCAACAGCGAGAGGAGTTTATGGCTCAGATTGAACAGATGGAGCCGGAAGAAGTGGTCTACCTCGATGAAGCCGCCATGAATAGTCAGGACTCGGATTACCCCTATGGTTACTGCGAGGAAGGAAAACGCTTCCATGCACTCAAATCAGGGAAGAGGCAGGGCAGGGTAAGTATGATAGCCGCATGGTGTCATCAACAACTCTTAGCTCCCTTTAGCTTTGAGGGTTGTTGTAATCGGACAGTGTTTGAGTTGTGGTTGGAGTTCATCTTAATTCCAACATTGAAGCCAGGTCAGACTCTAGTATTGGACAATGCAACGTTTCATAAAGGGGGGCGGATTGCTGAACTGGTGGAGGCAGCTCAATGCCGTTTACTCTATCTACCACCTTATTCGCCAGACCTCAACAAGATAGAGAAATGTTGGTCGTGGCTGAAAGCCCGTATTCGCCACTGCATTGAGCAGTTTGATTCTCTCCATGATGCCATGGATTCCGTTCTCAAAGCTGCGTCCTAA
- a CDS encoding DUF2752 domain-containing protein, which produces MVGKTLKSPVLLSRQQRQKRMFSLAIALIPIIGSIGFNLGIHLEFLRCPLMRYVGVPCPAWGLTRSLMATVRGDLNQAIAYHLFGPLIFLGFVIAIIHLILEIIKNRKLDIFYIHWLTNPQVQILIFLILLGYHSVRLQHLWQIGKLYPSFLNSPIGRLLLS; this is translated from the coding sequence ATGGTAGGTAAAACACTCAAATCGCCTGTTCTGCTTTCTCGCCAACAGCGACAAAAACGGATGTTTAGTTTAGCGATCGCCTTAATACCTATTATCGGTAGTATAGGGTTTAACCTAGGTATTCATCTGGAGTTTTTGAGATGTCCGCTAATGCGATATGTGGGGGTTCCTTGTCCAGCCTGGGGGTTAACTAGATCGTTAATGGCTACAGTCAGAGGTGACTTAAATCAGGCGATCGCCTACCATTTATTCGGTCCCCTAATTTTCTTGGGTTTTGTGATTGCTATTATTCATCTAATTTTGGAAATTATCAAAAATCGAAAATTAGATATTTTTTATATTCACTGGTTAACTAATCCCCAGGTACAAATTTTGATTTTTCTGATTCTACTCGGCTATCACAGTGTGCGATTGCAACATTTGTGGCAAATTGGTAAACTGTATCCATCTTTCCTAAACTCCCCGATAGGACGCTTGCTCCTTAGCTAA
- a CDS encoding mechanosensitive ion channel family protein: MNNKILRKITYFISIFVLTFSLNVAFHSPAFAQFSLSPASSTTDQQSQTFLWNVNRAYSCGASWCSKVYLGDQGFRGGLTLGARRSLEQDDRETALTLERRAKLVQEAFNRGLRNISRNQELPPTYHREDWQFWRLFNNDKPLHPFTPQLNIGIKNNETVIYTQPDPDLRIPRVVVITVNNHDAIVNGTTVEELASVWRDQITQYASEALWGKEFDAQYPLARITISLVIVGFTFLCLRLISGLSKLLTQWRTRIKIKLKYLVDEAKVNPETLSGETISDAVVNQHEDISYDADEVEDVKSNGQRYSSGYLNQKIHEKINQIPKLIARRLNSQVSLQQEKNLVELLRRFLFIGKLLVILMGISLICFVFRQTRPLIIMFAYQAILIPSLWISISLIDKLLDFFIDNTLNSWAKEKQESHPNSNRYTMRVSTYSPALKGGKSWIFSGLGIYLTVVILGINPAFLAGAGAFALLTAFLSRNLIENMLNGILIFITDRYAVGDVVQIGNLAGAVESMNLYCTNLRNLDGQLITIPHGQITTVINNTKDWSRVNLGLKIAWDADIKKAMEIILKVCHKMQNEAEWSDKILEPAEILGVDDISHEGIVIRFLVKTIPSQQWAAARTLRLRLKQALDEAEIALGVPQRSLWYNKHDNQTSEDFLNLLKP; the protein is encoded by the coding sequence ATGAATAATAAAATACTCCGAAAAATCACTTATTTTATCAGCATTTTTGTCTTGACATTTTCCTTAAATGTCGCTTTTCACAGTCCCGCTTTCGCTCAATTTTCCTTATCTCCCGCCTCATCAACCACTGATCAGCAAAGTCAAACCTTTTTGTGGAATGTCAACCGCGCTTATAGCTGTGGTGCTAGTTGGTGTAGCAAAGTTTATTTAGGTGACCAAGGTTTTCGTGGCGGATTAACCCTCGGTGCGCGACGGAGTTTAGAACAAGATGACCGCGAAACTGCCTTAACCTTAGAAAGACGTGCAAAATTAGTACAGGAAGCCTTTAATCGAGGTCTCCGCAATATTAGCAGAAATCAAGAATTACCACCAACATATCATCGAGAAGATTGGCAGTTTTGGCGGTTGTTTAATAATGATAAACCTCTCCATCCATTTACGCCGCAATTAAATATAGGTATTAAGAATAATGAAACGGTAATTTATACTCAACCAGATCCTGATTTACGCATCCCTAGAGTTGTAGTAATAACCGTCAATAATCATGATGCCATTGTTAATGGCACAACAGTTGAAGAATTAGCATCAGTTTGGCGAGACCAAATCACCCAATATGCTAGTGAGGCATTATGGGGCAAAGAATTTGATGCTCAATATCCTTTAGCAAGAATTACAATCAGCTTGGTTATTGTGGGATTTACTTTCCTATGTCTGAGGCTGATTTCGGGGTTAAGCAAATTACTAACACAATGGCGCACTCGAATTAAAATAAAATTAAAATATCTGGTCGATGAGGCGAAAGTTAACCCCGAGACCTTATCAGGAGAAACTATTTCTGATGCTGTAGTTAACCAGCATGAAGACATCAGTTATGATGCCGATGAAGTTGAGGATGTGAAAAGTAATGGTCAACGCTATAGTTCAGGTTATCTCAATCAAAAGATTCATGAAAAAATCAATCAAATCCCTAAACTGATCGCCAGGAGATTAAATAGTCAAGTATCACTTCAGCAAGAAAAAAACTTAGTAGAATTATTGCGGAGATTTCTGTTTATAGGGAAATTATTAGTTATTTTAATGGGTATCAGTTTAATTTGTTTTGTATTTCGGCAAACTCGTCCTTTAATTATTATGTTTGCCTATCAAGCAATTCTGATACCTAGCCTGTGGATTAGTATTAGCTTAATTGATAAGCTGTTAGATTTTTTCATTGATAATACCTTAAATAGTTGGGCTAAAGAAAAACAAGAATCCCATCCTAATTCTAACCGTTACACTATGAGAGTTAGCACCTATTCTCCGGCGCTAAAAGGTGGTAAAAGTTGGATTTTCTCCGGTCTGGGAATTTATTTAACTGTGGTTATCCTGGGCATCAATCCGGCTTTCCTAGCCGGGGCGGGAGCCTTCGCTTTATTAACTGCTTTTCTATCTCGAAATTTAATAGAAAATATGTTAAATGGCATCTTAATTTTTATTACAGACCGTTATGCTGTCGGTGATGTAGTCCAAATTGGCAATTTAGCCGGAGCCGTAGAAAGCATGAATTTGTATTGTACTAATCTCCGCAATTTAGATGGTCAATTAATAACTATTCCTCATGGTCAAATCACCACAGTTATTAATAATACTAAAGACTGGTCAAGGGTTAACCTAGGCTTGAAAATTGCCTGGGATGCTGACATCAAAAAGGCTATGGAAATTATTCTTAAAGTCTGTCACAAGATGCAAAATGAGGCGGAATGGTCAGACAAGATTTTAGAACCTGCTGAGATTCTGGGAGTTGACGATATTTCCCATGAGGGAATTGTGATCCGGTTTCTGGTTAAAACTATACCTAGCCAACAATGGGCGGCAGCAAGGACCCTGCGGTTACGACTCAAACAAGCCTTAGATGAAGCAGAAATTGCCCTAGGTGTTCCTCAGCGTTCCTTATGGTATAATAAACATGATAATCAAACTTCTGAGGATTTCCTGAATTTGCTCAAGCCCTGA
- a CDS encoding SAM-dependent methyltransferase — MYSNQPDIGYVPTPQDLLEDVLRWVKVGADDVLYDLGCGDGRVAIAAAEKFGARGVGIDIDPDRIKEATENAQIAGVSDRAIFRQANLFNSNFQEATVIFIYLLPQLNLRLKPQLFQQLQPGTRIVSRDFDMGEWTPDAVLHLTHPEEECTFYFWSIPSPVK, encoded by the coding sequence ATGTACTCTAATCAACCCGATATTGGTTATGTTCCTACCCCTCAAGATTTGCTAGAGGATGTTCTCCGTTGGGTGAAAGTTGGTGCTGATGATGTTTTATATGACCTAGGTTGTGGAGATGGACGGGTAGCGATCGCCGCCGCCGAAAAATTTGGCGCGAGGGGAGTTGGTATTGATATTGACCCCGATCGCATTAAGGAAGCCACAGAAAATGCCCAAATAGCCGGAGTTAGCGATCGCGCCATCTTCCGTCAAGCCAACCTGTTTAACAGTAATTTTCAGGAAGCCACAGTTATCTTTATTTATCTGTTACCTCAGCTTAACCTACGCTTAAAACCCCAATTATTCCAACAACTACAGCCGGGAACCCGCATTGTCTCCCGCGACTTTGATATGGGAGAATGGACCCCGGACGCTGTACTGCATTTAACCCACCCCGAAGAGGAATGCACATTCTATTTTTGGAGTATCCCAAGTCCGGTAAAATAA
- the rimK gene encoding 30S ribosomal protein S6--L-glutamate ligase has product MKIAILSQDSSLYSTRRLKESGEQRGHEMHVIDYLRCYMNITSHKPMVMYGGKPLEGFDAIIPRIGASKTFYGTAVVRQFEMMGVFTPNESQAISRSRDKLRCLQLLAREGIGLPVTGFAHSTKDIDGLINVVGGAPLVIKLLEGTQGIGVVLAETYQAAKSVIEAFRGLDANILVQEFIKEAGGADLRCFVVGERVVASMKRQGAEGEFRSNLHRGGSAQKVKLTPEERSTAVRAAKIMGLKVAGVDLLRSNHGPVVMEVNSSPGLEGIETATGVDVPRKIMEFLEKYAAQGNARDRTQG; this is encoded by the coding sequence ATGAAAATTGCGATTCTATCCCAAGATAGTTCCCTTTACTCTACTCGGAGACTGAAAGAATCAGGGGAACAGCGGGGTCATGAGATGCACGTAATCGATTACCTGCGCTGCTACATGAATATTACCTCCCATAAACCCATGGTTATGTATGGGGGAAAACCCCTAGAAGGATTTGATGCCATTATTCCTCGTATTGGTGCATCTAAAACTTTTTATGGTACTGCTGTTGTCCGCCAATTTGAGATGATGGGTGTGTTTACTCCCAATGAGTCTCAAGCCATTTCTCGGTCTCGTGATAAGCTGCGTTGCTTGCAATTATTAGCCAGAGAAGGCATAGGTCTTCCGGTGACAGGATTTGCCCATTCTACCAAAGATATTGATGGTTTGATTAACGTAGTTGGTGGGGCCCCCTTAGTGATTAAACTGTTAGAAGGAACCCAGGGAATTGGTGTAGTTTTAGCTGAAACATACCAGGCGGCTAAGTCTGTAATCGAGGCTTTTCGGGGACTTGATGCCAATATTTTAGTCCAGGAATTTATTAAGGAAGCTGGGGGGGCAGATTTACGCTGTTTTGTAGTTGGTGAAAGGGTGGTGGCTTCCATGAAACGCCAAGGCGCAGAAGGAGAATTTCGATCTAATCTTCACCGGGGAGGAAGCGCCCAAAAAGTCAAATTAACCCCAGAGGAAAGATCAACCGCTGTCCGCGCTGCTAAAATTATGGGGCTGAAAGTGGCGGGGGTGGATTTATTACGATCCAATCATGGACCTGTGGTAATGGAAGTTAACTCCTCACCGGGACTAGAAGGAATTGAGACAGCAACAGGAGTAGATGTACCTAGGAAAATTATGGAGTTTCTGGAAAAGTATGCCGCACAAGGTAATGCGCGCGATCGCACCCAAGGTTAA
- the psbM gene encoding photosystem II reaction center protein PsbM, whose product MEVNDLGFVASILFVLVPAVFLLILYIQTQSREGKEG is encoded by the coding sequence ATGGAAGTTAATGACCTAGGATTTGTTGCCAGCATTCTTTTTGTGCTAGTTCCTGCCGTGTTTCTTCTGATTCTGTATATCCAAACCCAGAGTCGCGAAGGCAAAGAAGGATAA